The following proteins are co-located in the Trichormus variabilis 0441 genome:
- a CDS encoding GspE/PulE family protein yields the protein MTYSSPQRRSTALTTRTEFSPFGNKLVQSGYINTEQMRQALIESRKSGRPLTEVLESITGRQLSPEYLRQYKKQQLFELKILYGVEYLDPEVNDIGSTMVGNLIETLIPVDICRRHRLVPLSKNDEHTPPYVLVAMVAPDNLEASDDLNRILRPQGLTLQRMVITQEDYQRLINQYLDELAVRQKHLEQEKFTDINQDLENLGNLDLEDAPEEMEADLGSAMKGAEDAPVINLVNRILAKALHDKVSDIHIEPQEENLRIRFRKDGVLREAFDPLPKKIIPAVTARFKIISNLDIAERRLPQDGRIRRMFEGRKVDFRVNTLPSRYGEKVVLRILDNSSTQLGLNKLITDPETLQIVQDMVSKPFGLILVTGPTGSGKTTSLYSALAEKNSPGINISTVEDPIEYSLPGITQVQVIREKGLDFATALRAFLRQDPDVLLVGETRDKETAKTAIEAALTGHLVLTTLHTNDAPGAIARLGEMGIEPFMVSSSLIGVLAQRLVRRVCGECRIAYTPTTEELARYGMTASQEVSVTFYKANTIPAEAIAEAKAKNQLCPACNGVGYKGRCGVYEVMRVTENLQTLINEEAPTERIKEVAVEEGMKTLLAYSLDLVRQGATTLEEVERVTFTDTGLEAELKAKRKTGLTCRTCSAILQPEWLDCPYCLTARFED from the coding sequence ATGACTTACTCGTCACCACAACGGCGCAGTACCGCTCTTACTACAAGAACAGAGTTTTCACCTTTCGGTAATAAGCTAGTGCAGTCTGGCTACATTAACACCGAACAGATGAGACAGGCGCTGATTGAAAGTCGCAAGTCTGGTAGACCCTTAACAGAAGTTTTGGAGTCAATTACTGGGCGACAATTATCACCTGAGTACCTCAGGCAGTACAAGAAACAACAATTATTTGAACTGAAAATACTATACGGTGTTGAATACCTCGATCCGGAGGTCAACGATATCGGTAGCACGATGGTGGGTAATTTAATTGAAACCCTCATCCCAGTTGATATCTGCCGTCGTCATCGTTTAGTACCACTATCTAAAAATGATGAACACACCCCGCCTTATGTTTTAGTGGCGATGGTTGCTCCGGATAACTTGGAAGCGTCGGACGACCTAAACCGCATCTTGCGCCCCCAAGGTTTAACATTACAGCGTATGGTAATTACCCAGGAGGATTACCAACGGCTAATTAACCAATATTTGGATGAATTGGCTGTGCGGCAAAAGCACCTGGAACAAGAAAAATTTACAGATATTAATCAGGATTTAGAAAATCTTGGCAATCTCGACCTAGAAGATGCTCCTGAAGAGATGGAGGCTGATTTAGGTTCAGCGATGAAGGGTGCAGAAGATGCACCTGTCATCAACCTCGTTAACAGAATTTTAGCGAAGGCGTTGCATGACAAGGTTTCTGATATCCACATTGAACCCCAAGAAGAAAATCTGCGGATTCGCTTCCGCAAGGATGGGGTACTGCGGGAGGCTTTTGACCCCTTACCGAAAAAAATTATTCCGGCTGTAACAGCCAGATTTAAAATTATCTCCAATTTGGATATTGCCGAGCGACGTTTACCGCAAGATGGACGCATCCGCCGGATGTTTGAGGGACGTAAAGTAGACTTCCGCGTGAATACCTTACCCAGTCGCTATGGGGAAAAGGTAGTACTGCGGATTTTGGACAACTCTTCTACGCAACTGGGACTGAATAAGTTAATTACTGACCCAGAAACATTGCAGATTGTCCAAGATATGGTGAGTAAGCCTTTCGGTTTAATTTTGGTAACTGGGCCAACTGGTTCAGGTAAGACAACTTCCTTATATTCAGCACTGGCGGAGAAGAACTCACCAGGTATTAATATCAGTACGGTAGAAGACCCAATTGAGTACAGTTTGCCAGGGATTACCCAGGTACAGGTAATTAGAGAAAAAGGGCTAGATTTTGCGACGGCATTACGGGCTTTTTTGCGACAAGACCCCGATGTGTTGCTGGTGGGTGAAACAAGAGACAAAGAAACAGCGAAAACAGCGATTGAAGCGGCTTTAACAGGTCACTTGGTATTAACTACATTACACACCAACGATGCCCCTGGTGCGATCGCTCGTTTGGGTGAAATGGGTATTGAACCATTCATGGTTTCCAGTTCTCTGATTGGGGTATTGGCACAACGTTTAGTGCGCCGTGTTTGTGGTGAGTGCCGTATTGCTTACACTCCCACCACTGAGGAGTTAGCTCGTTATGGCATGACGGCTTCTCAAGAAGTGTCTGTCACCTTCTATAAAGCTAACACCATCCCCGCAGAAGCGATCGCCGAGGCCAAAGCGAAAAACCAGCTTTGTCCAGCTTGTAACGGTGTTGGCTACAAAGGACGCTGTGGTGTTTATGAAGTGATGCGGGTTACAGAGAACCTACAAACTTTAATCAACGAAGAAGCACCAACAGAACGCATCAAAGAAGTAGCTGTAGAAGAAGGGATGAAAACCTTATTAGCTTATAGCTTAGACCTCGTTCGCCAAGGTGCTACCACCCTAGAAGAAGTGGAACGGGTGACATTTACAGACACAGGTTTAGAAGCTGAATTAAAAGCTAAACGCAAGACTGGTCTTACCTGCCGGACTTGCAGCGCCATATTACAACCAGAATGGCTAGATTGTCCCTACTGTCTAACAGCCCGTTTTGAAGATTAG
- the dnaJ gene encoding molecular chaperone DnaJ produces MARDYYEILGVARDADKEEIKQAYRRLARKYHPDVNKEPGAEERFKEINRAYEVLSEPETRARYDRFGPEGVSGAGVGFQDMSDMGGFADIFESIFSGFAGGGMGGPTQQRRRGGPARGDDLRLDLKLDFREAVFGGEKEIRISHLETCETCSGSGAKPGTRPRTCSTCSGSGQVRRVTRTPFGSFTQVSTCPTCNGTGMVIEDKCDACDGKGTNQVTKKLKITIPAGVDNGTRLRIQQEGDAGQRGGPPGDLYVYLFVNEDEEFQRDGINVISEIKVSYLQAILGCRLEVNTVDGPVELIIPAGTQPNTVMKLENRGVPRLGNPVSRGDHLLTVLIDIPTKVIPEERELLEKLAKIKGDRTGKGGLEGFLGNLFK; encoded by the coding sequence ATGGCCCGCGACTATTATGAGATTCTAGGCGTTGCTCGTGACGCTGACAAAGAAGAAATCAAACAAGCCTACCGCCGTCTAGCCCGGAAATATCACCCTGATGTGAATAAAGAACCGGGAGCCGAAGAGCGTTTTAAGGAAATTAACCGTGCTTATGAAGTACTTTCTGAGCCGGAAACCCGCGCACGTTACGATCGCTTTGGCCCGGAAGGTGTTTCAGGTGCTGGTGTCGGCTTCCAAGATATGAGCGATATGGGTGGTTTCGCCGATATCTTTGAAAGTATTTTCAGTGGTTTTGCTGGTGGCGGTATGGGTGGTCCAACGCAGCAAAGAAGACGCGGTGGGCCAGCGCGGGGTGATGATTTACGGCTAGACCTAAAGTTAGACTTTCGAGAAGCGGTATTTGGTGGGGAAAAGGAAATTCGCATTTCCCATTTAGAAACCTGTGAAACCTGTAGTGGTTCAGGCGCAAAACCAGGAACCCGTCCCCGCACTTGTTCGACTTGTAGCGGTTCCGGTCAAGTCCGCCGCGTCACCAGAACCCCCTTTGGTAGCTTTACTCAAGTCTCTACTTGTCCTACCTGTAATGGTACAGGTATGGTAATTGAAGACAAATGTGATGCTTGTGATGGTAAGGGGACAAATCAAGTTACCAAAAAACTAAAAATTACCATTCCCGCAGGCGTGGACAATGGTACGCGCTTACGCATACAACAGGAAGGTGATGCGGGTCAACGTGGTGGCCCTCCAGGGGATTTGTATGTATATCTGTTCGTCAATGAAGACGAAGAATTTCAACGGGATGGCATTAATGTGATCTCGGAAATTAAAGTTAGCTACTTGCAAGCAATTTTAGGCTGTCGGCTGGAAGTAAACACAGTAGATGGGCCTGTGGAGTTGATTATTCCGGCGGGTACTCAACCGAATACGGTGATGAAACTAGAAAATCGTGGTGTACCTCGCTTGGGGAATCCTGTTAGTCGGGGCGATCATCTGTTAACGGTGTTAATTGATATCCCCACTAAAGTAATTCCTGAGGAGAGAGAATTGCTAGAGAAGCTGGCTAAAATTAAGGGAGACCGTACCGGTAAAGGTGGTCTGGAAGGATTTTTGGGAAATTTGTTTAAGTAA
- a CDS encoding sulfurtransferase TusA family protein, with the protein MTLSSVSTPDAQLDLRGTPCPLNFVRTKLRLEKMPPGALLEVWLDPGEPIEQVPDSLTMAGYQVEQITDCTGYFSLLIRRPVTAQ; encoded by the coding sequence ATGACGCTCTCTTCTGTTTCAACTCCTGATGCTCAACTTGACCTGCGTGGCACTCCTTGCCCGCTTAACTTCGTGCGGACAAAACTCCGTTTGGAGAAAATGCCCCCAGGAGCATTATTGGAAGTCTGGTTAGACCCAGGGGAACCAATTGAGCAAGTCCCTGATAGCTTGACAATGGCAGGTTATCAGGTAGAACAAATTACAGATTGTACTGGCTATTTTTCTTTACTAATCCGCCGTCCTGTAACTGCCCAATGA
- a CDS encoding type II secretion system F family protein, translating into MPTFIAQVRDTQGKTRKEKVVAESLAQARTNLRDQGLVVQELKQSQNFAANFDLQKFQNSFVKVTVKEKAVFSRQLATLVNAGVAIVRGLGVLGDQCTNAKLKQALNDISNDVQSGVNLSDAMRKHPDCFDGLYVSMIQAGEVGGVLDEVLNRLAKLLEDMARLQNQLKSALAYPVVVGILATAIFVGMTVFLIPIFAKIFVELGTELPALTQFLMNCSEILRSWRAGLIVAVIVGTKFSYTQYYKTRVGKETIDRLALKMPLFGDLIQKSSVARFSRTFGSLTRSGVPILTSLEIVRDTSGNQVVANAIDAARAEIQQGGMISIALQKEQVFPPMAIQMISIGEETGELDGMLMKIADFYEDEVEQAVKALTSVLEPIMILVLGGMVGTILLSMYLPLFKVFEKLG; encoded by the coding sequence ATGCCAACATTTATTGCCCAAGTTCGAGACACGCAAGGAAAAACTAGAAAAGAGAAAGTTGTTGCTGAATCTTTAGCACAAGCTCGGACTAATCTGAGAGATCAGGGATTAGTCGTTCAAGAACTTAAGCAGTCGCAAAACTTTGCTGCCAATTTTGATTTGCAAAAGTTTCAGAATTCCTTCGTCAAGGTAACAGTGAAGGAAAAGGCCGTGTTTTCTCGACAACTTGCCACATTGGTAAATGCTGGTGTAGCAATTGTCCGAGGACTAGGAGTATTAGGTGATCAGTGTACCAATGCTAAACTTAAGCAAGCCCTCAATGATATTAGCAATGACGTTCAAAGTGGGGTCAATCTTTCGGATGCTATGCGTAAGCATCCTGACTGTTTTGATGGTTTGTATGTGAGCATGATTCAAGCTGGGGAAGTCGGTGGTGTTCTAGATGAAGTTTTGAATCGTTTAGCCAAATTGTTAGAGGATATGGCTCGATTACAAAACCAACTTAAATCAGCCCTAGCTTATCCCGTTGTTGTGGGTATTTTAGCAACCGCCATTTTCGTGGGGATGACTGTTTTTCTTATCCCCATTTTTGCTAAGATTTTCGTGGAATTAGGTACAGAATTACCAGCCCTTACCCAATTCTTAATGAATTGCAGCGAGATTTTGAGAAGTTGGCGAGCAGGACTGATTGTTGCTGTGATTGTAGGCACAAAATTTAGTTATACACAGTACTATAAAACCCGTGTTGGTAAAGAAACAATTGACCGTCTTGCTTTAAAAATGCCCTTATTTGGTGACTTAATTCAAAAGTCTTCAGTTGCTCGTTTCAGCCGTACTTTTGGTTCTCTAACTCGTTCTGGTGTACCGATTCTCACCTCTTTGGAAATTGTGCGCGATACCTCTGGAAATCAGGTAGTTGCTAATGCTATTGATGCGGCAAGAGCCGAAATTCAACAAGGTGGTATGATTAGTATTGCTTTACAAAAAGAGCAAGTTTTTCCACCAATGGCAATTCAAATGATTAGCATCGGTGAAGAAACCGGGGAATTAGATGGAATGCTGATGAAAATTGCCGATTTCTATGAAGATGAAGTCGAGCAAGCAGTCAAAGCATTAACCAGCGTTTTAGAACCAATTATGATTTTGGTTCTAGGGGGTATGGTGGGGACAATCTTGTTATCAATGTATCTGCCTCTGTTCAAAGTATTTGAAAAATTGGGATAA
- the dnaK gene encoding molecular chaperone DnaK yields the protein MGKVIGIDLGTTNSCVAVLEGGQPIVIANSEGGRTTPSIVGFGKSGDRLVGQLAKRQAVTNAENTIFSIKRFIGRRWEDTEIERDRVPYGCVKGRDDTVDVQIRGRNYTPQEISAMVLQKLKQDAENFLGEAVTQAVITVPAYFTDAQRQATKDAGTIAGLEVLRIINEPTAAALAFGLEKQDQEQLILVFDLGGGTFDVSILQLGDGVFEVKATGGNNQLGGDDFDGCVVCWMIERFQQQEKIDLAQDKMALQRLREAAEKAKIELSSMASTSINLPFITADETGPKHLEMELSRSKFEELVGQLIEATIQPMIQALKDADLKPQDIDKIILVGGSTRIPAVQNALIKFFNGKAPDRSVNPDEAVALGAAIQAGVLGGEVDNLLLLDVTPLSLGIETLGEVFTKIIERNTTIPTSKSQIFSTAVDGQTSVEIHILQGERTMARDNKSLGKFLLAGIPPAPRGVPQIEVSFEIDVNGILKVAAQDKGTGREQSIRITNTGGLSTNEVERMRQEAEVFAEEDRRRKELVELKNQADNLLIIYESTLKDNGELIGEQIKVLANEKVAQIQSVMTNPAISLKEFQQCLDDFQQTLFSIGANVYQRANTQTDDEVEVISDSSSPLDIEHPISGTLIPQFNFDFDDESTAQADYEAID from the coding sequence ATGGGAAAAGTTATTGGGATCGACTTAGGCACGACAAATAGTTGTGTTGCGGTTTTGGAAGGTGGTCAACCGATAGTGATCGCTAATTCTGAAGGCGGAAGAACTACACCAAGTATTGTGGGGTTTGGCAAAAGTGGCGATCGCTTGGTCGGTCAACTAGCAAAACGCCAAGCTGTAACTAATGCCGAAAATACGATTTTTAGTATTAAACGGTTTATCGGTCGTCGTTGGGAAGATACAGAAATAGAACGCGATCGTGTACCTTATGGTTGTGTCAAAGGTCGAGACGATACTGTTGATGTGCAGATTCGTGGACGCAATTACACGCCTCAAGAAATATCTGCTATGGTTCTGCAAAAACTTAAGCAAGATGCAGAAAATTTTTTGGGTGAAGCAGTTACACAAGCAGTAATTACCGTACCTGCCTATTTTACTGATGCTCAAAGACAAGCCACTAAAGATGCTGGTACTATTGCCGGGCTGGAAGTCTTACGAATTATCAATGAACCAACGGCTGCGGCTTTAGCTTTTGGACTAGAAAAGCAAGATCAAGAGCAGCTAATTTTAGTTTTTGACTTGGGCGGCGGAACTTTTGACGTATCAATCCTCCAATTAGGGGACGGTGTATTTGAAGTCAAAGCCACCGGTGGTAATAATCAATTAGGCGGTGATGACTTTGACGGCTGTGTCGTGTGTTGGATGATTGAACGCTTCCAACAACAGGAAAAAATCGACCTAGCCCAAGATAAGATGGCGCTGCAACGCTTACGAGAAGCAGCCGAGAAAGCCAAAATTGAACTCTCCAGCATGGCAAGTACCTCCATTAACTTGCCTTTTATTACGGCTGATGAAACTGGACCCAAGCATCTAGAAATGGAACTTAGCCGTTCTAAGTTTGAAGAGTTGGTAGGGCAGTTAATTGAAGCTACCATCCAGCCAATGATTCAAGCCCTCAAAGATGCAGACCTGAAACCACAAGATATAGATAAGATTATTTTGGTGGGTGGTTCTACCCGTATTCCGGCGGTGCAGAATGCCTTAATCAAGTTTTTTAATGGTAAAGCCCCAGACCGTTCTGTTAATCCGGATGAAGCCGTAGCACTGGGTGCAGCAATTCAAGCTGGGGTACTAGGTGGCGAAGTTGATAATCTCCTACTACTAGATGTCACACCTTTATCTCTAGGGATTGAAACTTTAGGAGAAGTATTCACCAAAATCATTGAACGTAACACCACAATTCCTACTAGCAAATCTCAAATATTTTCCACTGCTGTGGATGGTCAAACCTCGGTAGAAATCCACATCCTCCAAGGTGAACGGACAATGGCACGGGATAACAAGAGCTTAGGCAAATTTCTTTTGGCAGGCATTCCCCCAGCACCCCGTGGAGTCCCACAAATCGAAGTTTCCTTTGAAATTGATGTCAACGGCATTCTCAAAGTTGCTGCTCAAGATAAAGGCACAGGCAGAGAACAAAGTATTAGAATTACTAATACTGGTGGATTAAGTACCAATGAAGTGGAAAGAATGCGGCAAGAAGCAGAAGTTTTTGCCGAAGAAGATAGAAGACGCAAAGAACTGGTCGAACTAAAAAATCAAGCAGATAATTTGTTGATTATTTATGAATCTACCTTAAAAGACAATGGTGAATTAATTGGAGAACAAATAAAAGTTCTAGCCAACGAAAAAGTTGCACAAATTCAGAGTGTAATGACTAATCCTGCCATTTCCCTGAAAGAGTTTCAACAATGTTTAGATGATTTCCAACAAACCCTCTTTTCTATCGGTGCTAATGTTTACCAACGAGCTAACACTCAAACCGATGATGAAGTAGAGGTAATATCTGATAGTTCATCACCTTTAGATATAGAACACCCCATCAGTGGAACCTTAATACCACAATTTAACTTTGATTTTGATGATGAAAGTACAGCACAAGCTGATTATGAAGCGATAGATTAG
- the bioU gene encoding (S)-8-amino-7-oxononanoate synthase BioU produces MSTANIAPAIRIGVLGFGGLGQAAAKVLAGKREMKLVAVADQKGYAYAAAGLNFKDCIATYQSQGSVGYLEPVGSLGNNSIQDLIDSSQPVDGYFLALPNLPNDFIPSVARQFIQSGWRGVLVDAIKRTSAVEQLIAMKDELQAAGITYMTGCGATPGLLTAAAALAAQSYAEIHQVEITFGVGIANWEAYRATVREDIGHMPGYTVEAARAMTDAEVEALLDKTNGVLTLQNMEHADDVMLELAGIVERDRVTVGGVVDTRNPKKPLSTNVKVTGRTFEGKISTHTFTLGDETSMAANVCGPAFGYLKAGMQLHQRGIHGIFTAAEIMPQFVK; encoded by the coding sequence ATGAGTACAGCAAATATTGCACCAGCTATACGTATCGGAGTATTGGGTTTCGGTGGACTCGGACAAGCAGCCGCCAAGGTACTAGCTGGTAAACGGGAGATGAAATTGGTAGCTGTGGCAGACCAAAAAGGTTATGCTTATGCTGCGGCAGGTTTAAATTTTAAAGATTGCATTGCTACCTACCAGTCTCAAGGTTCGGTGGGTTATTTAGAACCAGTAGGTAGTTTAGGCAACAACAGTATTCAAGATTTAATTGATAGCAGCCAACCTGTAGATGGTTATTTTCTAGCTTTACCCAACCTACCCAATGACTTTATTCCTTCCGTAGCCAGACAGTTTATTCAATCTGGCTGGCGCGGTGTTTTGGTAGATGCTATTAAGCGCACCAGTGCAGTAGAACAGCTAATTGCCATGAAAGACGAACTACAAGCGGCTGGTATTACCTACATGACAGGCTGTGGTGCAACACCGGGACTATTAACCGCCGCCGCCGCTTTAGCAGCCCAAAGCTACGCCGAAATTCATCAAGTAGAGATTACCTTTGGTGTAGGTATTGCCAACTGGGAAGCTTACCGCGCCACCGTGCGGGAAGATATTGGTCATATGCCTGGTTATACAGTAGAAGCGGCTAGGGCAATGACTGATGCAGAGGTAGAAGCATTACTAGACAAAACCAATGGCGTACTGACCTTGCAGAACATGGAACACGCCGATGATGTGATGTTAGAGTTAGCAGGGATAGTAGAGCGCGATCGCGTGACTGTGGGTGGTGTAGTGGATACGCGCAATCCCAAAAAGCCCCTCAGCACTAATGTTAAGGTTACCGGACGTACCTTTGAAGGCAAGATTTCCACCCATACCTTCACCTTAGGAGATGAAACCAGCATGGCAGCCAATGTCTGCGGTCCTGCCTTTGGCTATCTCAAAGCTGGTATGCAGTTGCATCAACGCGGCATTCATGGCATATTTACGGCGGCTGAAATCATGCCCCAGTTTGTGAAGTAA
- a CDS encoding Uma2 family endonuclease translates to MVALPDSIFMSAEEYLIWESTQELRYEYWDGEVVAMTGGTRNHNRVSLNFSILLDDALADRSCEVYIVDVKVQVEPGRKYFYPDVVVTCDERDNDPQWVQFPSLIIEVLSPSTEAADRGKKFAAYRQSPTLQEYVLVQVTQPGVEVFRRNEQGKWVLSEYNLGEKLLLESVNVEIVIADLYRQVEFVAQATENE, encoded by the coding sequence ATGGTTGCTTTACCCGATAGTATTTTCATGAGCGCCGAGGAATATCTGATTTGGGAATCCACTCAAGAACTACGTTACGAGTATTGGGATGGTGAAGTCGTCGCCATGACTGGTGGGACACGCAACCATAATCGGGTTTCTCTCAATTTCTCAATACTCTTAGATGATGCCCTAGCAGATAGATCCTGTGAAGTATACATTGTAGATGTGAAGGTGCAGGTAGAGCCGGGGCGGAAGTATTTTTATCCTGATGTGGTGGTGACTTGCGACGAACGCGATAATGATCCCCAATGGGTACAATTTCCCAGTTTGATTATCGAAGTGTTATCACCTTCAACGGAAGCAGCTGATCGGGGGAAAAAATTTGCTGCATATCGTCAATCTCCAACCTTGCAAGAATATGTCCTCGTACAAGTAACACAACCGGGTGTGGAAGTATTTCGGCGCAATGAACAGGGAAAATGGGTACTGTCAGAGTATAATTTGGGTGAGAAATTGCTACTAGAATCTGTGAATGTAGAAATAGTGATCGCTGATTTGTACCGACAAGTTGAATTTGTCGCACAAGCAACGGAAAATGAATAG
- the grpE gene encoding nucleotide exchange factor GrpE yields the protein MIDENKQVNHTSQQLGESTEVKQAIMSESPAQINNNESTNEVTESVAIPTNVVGDTTATEDNGFTATQIQEANTAALAELTQQINSLKTQLDERSTQYMRIAADFENYRKRTQKEKEELDLQVKRNTILELLPIVDNFERARSHLKPQTESEMTIHKSYQGVYKQLVDSLKRLGVSPMRPEGQEFDPNLHEAVMREPTDEHPEGTVLEELVRGYYLGDRVLRHSMVKVAAPKEDTLPAQENQSSPADS from the coding sequence ATGATCGACGAAAATAAACAGGTAAACCATACAAGCCAGCAATTGGGTGAATCAACAGAGGTAAAGCAAGCAATTATGAGTGAATCCCCAGCCCAAATTAACAATAACGAATCTACTAACGAAGTAACTGAGTCAGTGGCAATCCCCACAAATGTAGTGGGAGACACTACAGCTACAGAAGATAATGGCTTCACAGCAACACAGATACAGGAAGCGAATACAGCTGCTTTGGCTGAATTGACTCAACAGATCAATTCTCTCAAAACACAGTTAGATGAACGCAGTACGCAATATATGAGGATTGCGGCAGATTTTGAAAATTACCGCAAGCGTACTCAAAAAGAAAAAGAAGAGTTGGACTTACAGGTAAAACGCAACACAATTTTGGAATTGCTACCTATTGTCGATAATTTTGAGCGGGCGCGATCGCATCTTAAGCCACAAACTGAAAGTGAGATGACAATTCACAAAAGTTATCAAGGAGTATACAAACAACTAGTAGATTCCCTGAAGCGCCTGGGTGTATCACCAATGCGCCCCGAAGGACAAGAGTTTGACCCCAACCTTCATGAAGCAGTAATGCGGGAACCTACGGATGAACATCCTGAAGGAACAGTGTTAGAAGAGTTAGTGCGCGGATATTACTTGGGCGATCGCGTGCTACGCCATTCTATGGTCAAGGTGGCTGCTCCAAAGGAAGATACGCTCCCTGCACAAGAAAATCAGTCGAGTCCAGCCGACAGTTAA
- a CDS encoding type IV pilus twitching motility protein PilT, translating into MEMMIEDLMEQMIEMGGSDMHLSAGLPPYFRISGKLTPIGEEVLTADQCQRLIFSMLNNTQRKTLEQTWELDCSYGVKGLARFRVNVYKERGAYAACLRALSSKIPNFEKLGLPDVVREMCDKPRGLILVTGPTGSGKTTTLAAMIDLINRTKAEHILTVEDPIEFVYEPIKSLVHQRQLGEDTKSFANALKAALREDPDIVLVGEMRDLETISLAISAAETGHLVFGTLHTSSASQTVDRIIDVFPHEKQTQVRVQLSNSLVAVFSQTLVPKKNPKPGEYGRVMAQEIMVITPAISNLIREGKTSQIYSAIQTGGKLGMQTLEKVLADFYKSGTISFEAAMSKTSKPDEIQRLIGPSAPPANAKPGAVKAH; encoded by the coding sequence ATGGAAATGATGATTGAAGACTTGATGGAGCAGATGATTGAAATGGGTGGCTCGGATATGCACTTATCCGCAGGTTTGCCTCCCTATTTCCGCATCAGTGGCAAACTCACACCCATAGGCGAAGAGGTGCTGACCGCCGACCAGTGCCAAAGACTGATTTTTAGTATGCTCAATAACACCCAACGTAAAACCTTAGAGCAGACTTGGGAGTTAGATTGTTCCTATGGTGTCAAAGGTTTAGCCCGTTTCCGGGTCAATGTTTATAAAGAGCGTGGTGCTTATGCTGCTTGTCTAAGGGCGCTCAGTTCCAAAATTCCTAACTTTGAAAAGTTGGGTTTACCCGATGTTGTGCGGGAAATGTGCGACAAACCTAGAGGGTTAATTCTCGTCACAGGGCCGACAGGTTCCGGTAAAACAACTACTCTGGCGGCAATGATTGACTTAATTAACCGCACGAAGGCAGAGCATATCCTCACAGTAGAAGACCCAATTGAGTTTGTATACGAACCAATTAAAAGCTTAGTTCACCAAAGACAGTTAGGCGAAGATACCAAAAGTTTTGCAAACGCTTTAAAAGCGGCTTTACGGGAAGATCCAGATATTGTTTTGGTAGGGGAAATGCGGGATTTGGAGACAATTTCTTTGGCGATTTCTGCCGCAGAAACCGGACACTTAGTATTTGGTACGCTGCACACTAGTTCTGCTTCCCAAACTGTTGACCGGATTATCGACGTTTTCCCCCACGAAAAACAAACTCAAGTGCGGGTACAGTTATCTAACTCTTTAGTAGCTGTATTTAGCCAAACATTAGTGCCGAAGAAAAATCCCAAGCCCGGTGAATACGGACGCGTTATGGCACAAGAAATTATGGTTATTACTCCTGCTATTTCTAACCTGATTCGTGAAGGTAAAACCTCACAAATTTATTCCGCAATTCAGACTGGCGGTAAATTAGGAATGCAAACATTAGAAAAAGTTTTAGCTGATTTTTATAAATCAGGCACAATTTCCTTTGAAGCAGCAATGTCTAAGACCTCAAAACCAGATGAAATTCAACGCCTTATAGGTCCCTCGGCTCCACCGGCAAATGCTAAACCTGGAGCCGTCAAAGCACACTAA